A window of Mytilus edulis chromosome 10, xbMytEdul2.2, whole genome shotgun sequence contains these coding sequences:
- the LOC139491361 gene encoding uncharacterized protein, translating into MLKREESLTKIYLLATCDKCLKQKCARWKCVTCKQAFCENCKKGHVRKSIFKSHSFVNLFGSKSGTAEAIVDILCSCEAKGRISLYCTICGELVCLDCVTSNHNGHTFEKLETVNEQQRNKIQSITSEIEGIQIPAVNHLQERIQTWKSEHTIATKRLKDVVIRRNGEIKEQIDGWTKSLLMELDEFSKTEQRKVFDFQPRILKRNKRLIQERERLRLLSQSNDTHLLLQGVNASVSDWEPFEYPELNDIQYLPGPDILSNFPSPLGSLMLTLSGTANQSTPKVVRSGDQSMDKTVDHAFNFLVDEDESLGDPNGFSVDLSRITSLSIVSPDIIWIGDIRMKRLELVRIANDKSIHKLTQVNVNFLDFSIQKESECLWVSCVDDKSLSVFTRRGKRRAVNCFQSLLPTCVCITAANTVLLGLSEKRNLWVDKNSVRKIVEIEPPNTVLLEIERDQNGKLLFTFPLRCSVNTRTGGIIAIDSTGQTTGRLIMCDPRGHLKHIYTGETFHNFRKPFDPTGVTSVSTGNVVACDHSNETFHVLDSDGILLKVYRADELDVEVPYSVACDGNGNFIIGNWPKTEDQEAKIFLLEESVFSASEICI; encoded by the coding sequence ATGTTAAAGCGAGAGGAGAGTTTGACAAAGATATATCTTTTAGCCACATGCGACAAATGTCTGAAACAAAAATGTGCGCGTTGGAAATGTGTAACCTGCAAACAAgcattttgtgaaaattgcaagaAAGGCCATGTTCGAAAATCTATCTTTAAATCCCACAGTTTTGTGAACCTCTTTGGATCAAAAAGTGGCACCGCAGAAGCTATTGTGGACATTTTATGTTCTTGTGAAGCAAAAGGCAGAATTTCTCTATACTGTACAATTTGCGGTGAGCTTGTTTGTCTAGATTGCGTCACATCGAATCATAACGGACATACATTTGAAAAACTTGAAACTGTAAACGAGCAACAGAGAAACAAAATTCAGTCCATTACATCAGAAATTGAGGGGATCCAGATACCAGCTGTGAATCATTTACAGGAGCGAATACAGACATGGAAATCAGAGCATACAATCGCAACAAAACGTCTTAAAGATGTGGTTATCCGTAGAAATGGGGAGATCAAGGAGCAAATTGATGGATGGACGAAGTCTTTGTTGATGGAATTAGACGAATTTTCTAAAACTGAACAGAGGAAAGTTTTCGATTTCCAACCACGTATTCTGAAGCGCAATAAACGTCTAATCCAAGAAAGGGAGCGTCTTAGGTTGCTATCTCAGTCGAACGACACCCATTTGTTATTACAAGGTGTCAACGCAAGTGTTAGTGATTGGGAACCGTTCGAATACCCGGAACTGAATGATATTCAATATCTTCCAGGCCCTGATATTTTATCGAATTTCCCGTCACCGCTTGGATCGTTAATGCTCACCCTAAGTGGAACGGCAAATCAATCCACCCCAAAGGTTGTTCGCTCTGGAGACCAATCGATGGACAAAACTGTGGACCACGCTTTCAACTTCTTGGTAGATGAAGATGAATCCCTGGGGGATCCGAATGGATTCTCGGTCGATTTGAGTCGAATAACTTCGCTGAGTATCGTTAGCCCCGATATAATTTGGATTGGAGACATACGAATGAAACGTTTGGAACTTGTAAGAATAGCGAACGACAAATCGATCCACAAACTTACCCAGGTAAACGTAAACTTCTTGGACTTTTCTATACAAAAGGAGAGTGAATGTCTTTGGGTATCTTGTGTTGATGATAAAAGTCTGTCTGTATTTACCCGTCGTGGAAAAAGAAGAGCAGTAAATTGTTTCCAGTCTCTTTTACCAACATGCGTTTGCATTACAGCTGCCAATACAGTTCTACTGGGACTTTCAGAGAAAAGAAACTTGTGGGTAGACAAAAATAGTGTTAGAAAAATTGTCGAAATCGAACCACCTAATACGGTTTTGCTAGAAATAGAACGTGATCAGAATGGGaaacttctttttacatttccacTTCGATGTTCAGTGAATACTAGAACAGGTGGTATCATTGCAATCGATTCCACAGGACAGACAACCGGACGACTGATCATGTGTGATCCAAGGGGACATCTCAAACACATCTACACCGGAGAGACATTTCACAACTTTAGAAAACCATTTGATCCGACGGGTGTCACTTCCGTTTCTACCGGAAACGTTGTTGCTTGTGACCATAGTAACGAAACTTTCCACGTTCTGGACAGTGATGGAATTCTCTTGAAGGTATATAGAGCTGACGAACTTGACGTTGAAGTGCCATATAGTGTTGCATGTGACGGAAATGGGAACTTTATCATAGGAAACTGGCCCAAAACTGAAGATCAGGAAGCGAAAATATTTCTATTAGAAGAATCTGTCTTTTCGGCATCAGAAATATGTATTTGA